The Thunnus albacares chromosome 11, fThuAlb1.1, whole genome shotgun sequence genome contains a region encoding:
- the pcbp3 gene encoding poly(rC)-binding protein 3 isoform X2 produces the protein MEPTKVQSEGGLNVTLTIRLLMHGKEVGSIIGKKGETVKKMREESGARINISEGNCPERIVTITGPTDTIFKAFAMIAYKFEEDIINSMSNSPATSKPPVTLRLVVPASQCGSLIGKGGSKIKEMRESTGAQVQVAGDMLPNSTERAVTISGTPEAIIQCVKQICVVMLESPPKGATIPYRPKPASTPVIFSGGQAYTIQGQYAIPHPDLTKLHQLAMQQTPFTPLGQTTPAFPGLDASPPASTHELTIPNDLIGCIIGRQGTKINEIRQMSGAQIKIANAMEGSSERQITITGTPANISLAQYLINARFRDVAAMWNDPSSMTTS, from the exons ATGGAGCCCACCAAAGTCCAGTCAGAGGGTGGTCTCAATGTCACCCTTACCATCCGTCTCCTCATGCACGGAAAA gaGGTTGGAAGTATAATTGGAAAG aaaggggaaacagtgaaaaagatgCGAGAAGAG AGTGGAGCTCGAATCAATATTTCCGAGGGCAACTGCCCAGAGAGGATTGTCACCATCACAGGACCAACAGACACCATCTTCAAGGCTTTTGCTATGATTGCCTACAAATTTGAGGAG GACATAATCAATTCCATGAGCAACAGCCCAGCAACCAGCAAGCCTCCAGTCACCTTAAGGCTTGTAGTACCAGCCAGTCAGTGTGGCTCCCTCATAGGAAAAGGAGGCtccaaaataaaagaaatgagagag TCCACAGGGGCCCAGGTCCAAGTGGCAGGGGACATGCTGCCCAACTCTACAGAACGTGCAGTGACAATCTCTGGGACCCCAGAAGCCATCATCCAGTGTGTCAAACAAATCTGTGTGGTCATGCTGGAG TCCCCACCAAAAGGTGCCACCATCCCTTATCGCCCAAAGCCTGCCTCCACCCCTGTCATTTTTTCAGGTGGCCAG GCCTACACAATTCAGGGACAGTACGCCATACCACATCCAGAT TTGACCAAGCTCCACCAGTTGGCTATGCAGCAAACCCCCTTTACCCCTCTCGGACAGACCACCCCTGCTTTCCCTG GTTTGGATGCCAGTCCACCAGCCAGTACCCATGAACTCACCATTCCCAATGAT CTAATAGGCTGCATCATTGGACGCCAGGGAACCAAAATAAATGAGATTCGACAGATGTCTGGGGCGCAGATCAAAATTGCAAACGCCATGGAAGGCTCATCAGAGCGCCAGATCACCATTACAGGGACTCCTGCTAACATCAGCCTGGCCCAGTATCTCATCAATGCCAG GTTCAGGGACGTGGCTGCCATGTGGAATGACCCCTCATCCATGACAACATCCTGA
- the pcbp3 gene encoding poly(rC)-binding protein 3 isoform X5 — MEPTKVQSEGGLNVTLTIRLLMHGKEVGSIIGKKGETVKKMREESGARINISEGNCPERIVTITGPTDTIFKAFAMIAYKFEEDIINSMSNSPATSKPPVTLRLVVPASQCGSLIGKGGSKIKEMRESTGAQVQVAGDMLPNSTERAVTISGTPEAIIQCVKQICVVMLEAYTIQGQYAIPHPDQLTKLHQLAMQQTPFTPLGQTTPAFPGLDASPPASTHELTIPNDLIGCIIGRQGTKINEIRQMSGAQIKIANAMEGSSERQITITGTPANISLAQYLINARFRDVAAMWNDPSSMTTS; from the exons ATGGAGCCCACCAAAGTCCAGTCAGAGGGTGGTCTCAATGTCACCCTTACCATCCGTCTCCTCATGCACGGAAAA gaGGTTGGAAGTATAATTGGAAAG aaaggggaaacagtgaaaaagatgCGAGAAGAG AGTGGAGCTCGAATCAATATTTCCGAGGGCAACTGCCCAGAGAGGATTGTCACCATCACAGGACCAACAGACACCATCTTCAAGGCTTTTGCTATGATTGCCTACAAATTTGAGGAG GACATAATCAATTCCATGAGCAACAGCCCAGCAACCAGCAAGCCTCCAGTCACCTTAAGGCTTGTAGTACCAGCCAGTCAGTGTGGCTCCCTCATAGGAAAAGGAGGCtccaaaataaaagaaatgagagag TCCACAGGGGCCCAGGTCCAAGTGGCAGGGGACATGCTGCCCAACTCTACAGAACGTGCAGTGACAATCTCTGGGACCCCAGAAGCCATCATCCAGTGTGTCAAACAAATCTGTGTGGTCATGCTGGAG GCCTACACAATTCAGGGACAGTACGCCATACCACATCCAGAT CAGTTGACCAAGCTCCACCAGTTGGCTATGCAGCAAACCCCCTTTACCCCTCTCGGACAGACCACCCCTGCTTTCCCTG GTTTGGATGCCAGTCCACCAGCCAGTACCCATGAACTCACCATTCCCAATGAT CTAATAGGCTGCATCATTGGACGCCAGGGAACCAAAATAAATGAGATTCGACAGATGTCTGGGGCGCAGATCAAAATTGCAAACGCCATGGAAGGCTCATCAGAGCGCCAGATCACCATTACAGGGACTCCTGCTAACATCAGCCTGGCCCAGTATCTCATCAATGCCAG GTTCAGGGACGTGGCTGCCATGTGGAATGACCCCTCATCCATGACAACATCCTGA
- the pcbp3 gene encoding poly(rC)-binding protein 3 isoform X6: MEPTKVQSEGGLNVTLTIRLLMHGKEVGSIIGKKGETVKKMREESGARINISEGNCPERIVTITGPTDTIFKAFAMIAYKFEEDIINSMSNSPATSKPPVTLRLVVPASQCGSLIGKGGSKIKEMRESTGAQVQVAGDMLPNSTERAVTISGTPEAIIQCVKQICVVMLEAYTIQGQYAIPHPDLTKLHQLAMQQTPFTPLGQTTPAFPGLDASPPASTHELTIPNDLIGCIIGRQGTKINEIRQMSGAQIKIANAMEGSSERQITITGTPANISLAQYLINARFRDVAAMWNDPSSMTTS, encoded by the exons ATGGAGCCCACCAAAGTCCAGTCAGAGGGTGGTCTCAATGTCACCCTTACCATCCGTCTCCTCATGCACGGAAAA gaGGTTGGAAGTATAATTGGAAAG aaaggggaaacagtgaaaaagatgCGAGAAGAG AGTGGAGCTCGAATCAATATTTCCGAGGGCAACTGCCCAGAGAGGATTGTCACCATCACAGGACCAACAGACACCATCTTCAAGGCTTTTGCTATGATTGCCTACAAATTTGAGGAG GACATAATCAATTCCATGAGCAACAGCCCAGCAACCAGCAAGCCTCCAGTCACCTTAAGGCTTGTAGTACCAGCCAGTCAGTGTGGCTCCCTCATAGGAAAAGGAGGCtccaaaataaaagaaatgagagag TCCACAGGGGCCCAGGTCCAAGTGGCAGGGGACATGCTGCCCAACTCTACAGAACGTGCAGTGACAATCTCTGGGACCCCAGAAGCCATCATCCAGTGTGTCAAACAAATCTGTGTGGTCATGCTGGAG GCCTACACAATTCAGGGACAGTACGCCATACCACATCCAGAT TTGACCAAGCTCCACCAGTTGGCTATGCAGCAAACCCCCTTTACCCCTCTCGGACAGACCACCCCTGCTTTCCCTG GTTTGGATGCCAGTCCACCAGCCAGTACCCATGAACTCACCATTCCCAATGAT CTAATAGGCTGCATCATTGGACGCCAGGGAACCAAAATAAATGAGATTCGACAGATGTCTGGGGCGCAGATCAAAATTGCAAACGCCATGGAAGGCTCATCAGAGCGCCAGATCACCATTACAGGGACTCCTGCTAACATCAGCCTGGCCCAGTATCTCATCAATGCCAG GTTCAGGGACGTGGCTGCCATGTGGAATGACCCCTCATCCATGACAACATCCTGA
- the pcbp3 gene encoding poly(rC)-binding protein 3 isoform X1 has translation MEPTKVQSEGGLNVTLTIRLLMHGKEVGSIIGKKGETVKKMREESGARINISEGNCPERIVTITGPTDTIFKAFAMIAYKFEEDIINSMSNSPATSKPPVTLRLVVPASQCGSLIGKGGSKIKEMRESTGAQVQVAGDMLPNSTERAVTISGTPEAIIQCVKQICVVMLESPPKGATIPYRPKPASTPVIFSGGQAYTIQGQYAIPHPDQLTKLHQLAMQQTPFTPLGQTTPAFPGLDASPPASTHELTIPNDLIGCIIGRQGTKINEIRQMSGAQIKIANAMEGSSERQITITGTPANISLAQYLINARFRDVAAMWNDPSSMTTS, from the exons ATGGAGCCCACCAAAGTCCAGTCAGAGGGTGGTCTCAATGTCACCCTTACCATCCGTCTCCTCATGCACGGAAAA gaGGTTGGAAGTATAATTGGAAAG aaaggggaaacagtgaaaaagatgCGAGAAGAG AGTGGAGCTCGAATCAATATTTCCGAGGGCAACTGCCCAGAGAGGATTGTCACCATCACAGGACCAACAGACACCATCTTCAAGGCTTTTGCTATGATTGCCTACAAATTTGAGGAG GACATAATCAATTCCATGAGCAACAGCCCAGCAACCAGCAAGCCTCCAGTCACCTTAAGGCTTGTAGTACCAGCCAGTCAGTGTGGCTCCCTCATAGGAAAAGGAGGCtccaaaataaaagaaatgagagag TCCACAGGGGCCCAGGTCCAAGTGGCAGGGGACATGCTGCCCAACTCTACAGAACGTGCAGTGACAATCTCTGGGACCCCAGAAGCCATCATCCAGTGTGTCAAACAAATCTGTGTGGTCATGCTGGAG TCCCCACCAAAAGGTGCCACCATCCCTTATCGCCCAAAGCCTGCCTCCACCCCTGTCATTTTTTCAGGTGGCCAG GCCTACACAATTCAGGGACAGTACGCCATACCACATCCAGAT CAGTTGACCAAGCTCCACCAGTTGGCTATGCAGCAAACCCCCTTTACCCCTCTCGGACAGACCACCCCTGCTTTCCCTG GTTTGGATGCCAGTCCACCAGCCAGTACCCATGAACTCACCATTCCCAATGAT CTAATAGGCTGCATCATTGGACGCCAGGGAACCAAAATAAATGAGATTCGACAGATGTCTGGGGCGCAGATCAAAATTGCAAACGCCATGGAAGGCTCATCAGAGCGCCAGATCACCATTACAGGGACTCCTGCTAACATCAGCCTGGCCCAGTATCTCATCAATGCCAG GTTCAGGGACGTGGCTGCCATGTGGAATGACCCCTCATCCATGACAACATCCTGA
- the pcbp3 gene encoding poly(rC)-binding protein 3 isoform X3, with amino-acid sequence MEPTKVQSEGGLNVTLTIRLLMHGKEVGSIIGKKGETVKKMREESGARINISEGNCPERIVTITGPTDTIFKAFAMIAYKFEEDIINSMSNSPATSKPPVTLRLVVPASQCGSLIGKGGSKIKEMRESTGAQVQVAGDMLPNSTERAVTISGTPEAIIQCVKQICVVMLESPPKGATIPYRPKPASTPVIFSGGQAYTIQGQYAIPHPDQLTKLHQLAMQQTPFTPLGQTTPAFPGLDASPPASTHELTIPNDLIGCIIGRQGTKINEIRQMSGAQIKIANAMEGSSERQITITGTPANISLAQYLINARLTSEVTGMGTL; translated from the exons ATGGAGCCCACCAAAGTCCAGTCAGAGGGTGGTCTCAATGTCACCCTTACCATCCGTCTCCTCATGCACGGAAAA gaGGTTGGAAGTATAATTGGAAAG aaaggggaaacagtgaaaaagatgCGAGAAGAG AGTGGAGCTCGAATCAATATTTCCGAGGGCAACTGCCCAGAGAGGATTGTCACCATCACAGGACCAACAGACACCATCTTCAAGGCTTTTGCTATGATTGCCTACAAATTTGAGGAG GACATAATCAATTCCATGAGCAACAGCCCAGCAACCAGCAAGCCTCCAGTCACCTTAAGGCTTGTAGTACCAGCCAGTCAGTGTGGCTCCCTCATAGGAAAAGGAGGCtccaaaataaaagaaatgagagag TCCACAGGGGCCCAGGTCCAAGTGGCAGGGGACATGCTGCCCAACTCTACAGAACGTGCAGTGACAATCTCTGGGACCCCAGAAGCCATCATCCAGTGTGTCAAACAAATCTGTGTGGTCATGCTGGAG TCCCCACCAAAAGGTGCCACCATCCCTTATCGCCCAAAGCCTGCCTCCACCCCTGTCATTTTTTCAGGTGGCCAG GCCTACACAATTCAGGGACAGTACGCCATACCACATCCAGAT CAGTTGACCAAGCTCCACCAGTTGGCTATGCAGCAAACCCCCTTTACCCCTCTCGGACAGACCACCCCTGCTTTCCCTG GTTTGGATGCCAGTCCACCAGCCAGTACCCATGAACTCACCATTCCCAATGAT CTAATAGGCTGCATCATTGGACGCCAGGGAACCAAAATAAATGAGATTCGACAGATGTCTGGGGCGCAGATCAAAATTGCAAACGCCATGGAAGGCTCATCAGAGCGCCAGATCACCATTACAGGGACTCCTGCTAACATCAGCCTGGCCCAGTATCTCATCAATGCCAG GCTGACGTCTGAAGTCACTGGAATGGGCACACTCTAA
- the pcbp3 gene encoding poly(rC)-binding protein 3 isoform X4 — protein MEPTKVQSEGGLNVTLTIRLLMHGKEVGSIIGKKGETVKKMREESGARINISEGNCPERIVTITGPTDTIFKAFAMIAYKFEEDIINSMSNSPATSKPPVTLRLVVPASQCGSLIGKGGSKIKEMRESTGAQVQVAGDMLPNSTERAVTISGTPEAIIQCVKQICVVMLESPPKGATIPYRPKPASTPVIFSGGQAYTIQGQYAIPHPDLTKLHQLAMQQTPFTPLGQTTPAFPGLDASPPASTHELTIPNDLIGCIIGRQGTKINEIRQMSGAQIKIANAMEGSSERQITITGTPANISLAQYLINARLTSEVTGMGTL, from the exons ATGGAGCCCACCAAAGTCCAGTCAGAGGGTGGTCTCAATGTCACCCTTACCATCCGTCTCCTCATGCACGGAAAA gaGGTTGGAAGTATAATTGGAAAG aaaggggaaacagtgaaaaagatgCGAGAAGAG AGTGGAGCTCGAATCAATATTTCCGAGGGCAACTGCCCAGAGAGGATTGTCACCATCACAGGACCAACAGACACCATCTTCAAGGCTTTTGCTATGATTGCCTACAAATTTGAGGAG GACATAATCAATTCCATGAGCAACAGCCCAGCAACCAGCAAGCCTCCAGTCACCTTAAGGCTTGTAGTACCAGCCAGTCAGTGTGGCTCCCTCATAGGAAAAGGAGGCtccaaaataaaagaaatgagagag TCCACAGGGGCCCAGGTCCAAGTGGCAGGGGACATGCTGCCCAACTCTACAGAACGTGCAGTGACAATCTCTGGGACCCCAGAAGCCATCATCCAGTGTGTCAAACAAATCTGTGTGGTCATGCTGGAG TCCCCACCAAAAGGTGCCACCATCCCTTATCGCCCAAAGCCTGCCTCCACCCCTGTCATTTTTTCAGGTGGCCAG GCCTACACAATTCAGGGACAGTACGCCATACCACATCCAGAT TTGACCAAGCTCCACCAGTTGGCTATGCAGCAAACCCCCTTTACCCCTCTCGGACAGACCACCCCTGCTTTCCCTG GTTTGGATGCCAGTCCACCAGCCAGTACCCATGAACTCACCATTCCCAATGAT CTAATAGGCTGCATCATTGGACGCCAGGGAACCAAAATAAATGAGATTCGACAGATGTCTGGGGCGCAGATCAAAATTGCAAACGCCATGGAAGGCTCATCAGAGCGCCAGATCACCATTACAGGGACTCCTGCTAACATCAGCCTGGCCCAGTATCTCATCAATGCCAG GCTGACGTCTGAAGTCACTGGAATGGGCACACTCTAA
- the pcbp3 gene encoding poly(rC)-binding protein 3 isoform X7 — translation MEPTKVQSEGGLNVTLTIRLLMHGKEVGSIIGKKGETVKKMREESGARINISEGNCPERIVTITGPTDTIFKAFAMIAYKFEEDIINSMSNSPATSKPPVTLRLVVPASQCGSLIGKGGSKIKEMRESTGAQVQVAGDMLPNSTERAVTISGTPEAIIQCVKQICVVMLEAYTIQGQYAIPHPDLTKLHQLAMQQTPFTPLGQTTPAFPGLDASPPASTHELTIPNDLIGCIIGRQGTKINEIRQMSGAQIKIANAMEGSSERQITITGTPANISLAQYLINARLTSEVTGMGTL, via the exons ATGGAGCCCACCAAAGTCCAGTCAGAGGGTGGTCTCAATGTCACCCTTACCATCCGTCTCCTCATGCACGGAAAA gaGGTTGGAAGTATAATTGGAAAG aaaggggaaacagtgaaaaagatgCGAGAAGAG AGTGGAGCTCGAATCAATATTTCCGAGGGCAACTGCCCAGAGAGGATTGTCACCATCACAGGACCAACAGACACCATCTTCAAGGCTTTTGCTATGATTGCCTACAAATTTGAGGAG GACATAATCAATTCCATGAGCAACAGCCCAGCAACCAGCAAGCCTCCAGTCACCTTAAGGCTTGTAGTACCAGCCAGTCAGTGTGGCTCCCTCATAGGAAAAGGAGGCtccaaaataaaagaaatgagagag TCCACAGGGGCCCAGGTCCAAGTGGCAGGGGACATGCTGCCCAACTCTACAGAACGTGCAGTGACAATCTCTGGGACCCCAGAAGCCATCATCCAGTGTGTCAAACAAATCTGTGTGGTCATGCTGGAG GCCTACACAATTCAGGGACAGTACGCCATACCACATCCAGAT TTGACCAAGCTCCACCAGTTGGCTATGCAGCAAACCCCCTTTACCCCTCTCGGACAGACCACCCCTGCTTTCCCTG GTTTGGATGCCAGTCCACCAGCCAGTACCCATGAACTCACCATTCCCAATGAT CTAATAGGCTGCATCATTGGACGCCAGGGAACCAAAATAAATGAGATTCGACAGATGTCTGGGGCGCAGATCAAAATTGCAAACGCCATGGAAGGCTCATCAGAGCGCCAGATCACCATTACAGGGACTCCTGCTAACATCAGCCTGGCCCAGTATCTCATCAATGCCAG GCTGACGTCTGAAGTCACTGGAATGGGCACACTCTAA